In a single window of the Lates calcarifer isolate ASB-BC8 linkage group LG1, TLL_Latcal_v3, whole genome shotgun sequence genome:
- the sp3a gene encoding transcription factor Sp3a isoform X1 encodes MTAPEQPMKPGDMAALDVDSSQSDFLQQEEGRGSQDSQPSPLDLLATTCTKVGSPSSEVDRGAAADVTSDPSTQLTGTEKWEVLTPTTAAKDESAMIQIQSQGILTSNGQYVVPLQNLQSQPIFVTSGTATSNANTVPNIQYQVIPQIQTADGQLSFSTSGVEGATLTQDATGQIQILPDGSQSLSVTSTANILNNNQNLISQTGNVQQIQGVSIGSSTFNNQGQVVANVPVGLPGNITFVPINSVDLDSLGLSGAQTIATGVTADGQLIMASQPVDGSESQVKADDHLSQTIPVSDSNANPEIFVPTSSSQLHVSANESGLLSSVATDQANSSSGLQEGFIHQNQEQSIQVSSAPPIIQLQQVPVQTTNGQVMQSVATGGQSLQNVQLINPGTFIIQAQTVTPSGQIQWQTFQVQGVQNLQNLQLPTTPPQQITLAPVQTLSLGSSPVSISTGQIPNLQTVTVNSVAQQEGDTDAPGDIQIKEEPDSGDWQLSTDSTLNTSDLSHLRVRLVEDEDQLGQEGKRLRRVACTCPNCKESGGRGSSMGKKKQHICHIAGCGKVYGKTSHLRAHLRWHSGERPFVCSWMFCGKRFTRSDELQRHRRTHTGEKKFVCPECSKRFMRSDHLAKHIKTHQNKKGVNSGASVVASMESAGSSDSIITTAGGTTLILTNIQQGSSTAQDILANAEIPLQLVTTVAASEVME; translated from the exons ATGACTG CTCCAGAACAGCCAATGAAACCAGGAGATATGGCTGCCTTGGACGTGGACAGCAGTCAAAGCGACTTTCTGCAGCAGGAGGAAGGCAGAGGCAGCCAG GACTCTCAGCCGTCACCCCTTGACCTGCTAGCAACCACATGCACTAAGGTTGGGTCACCGTCGTCAGAGGTGGACAGAGGTGCTGCCGCTGATGTG ACTTCTGATCCATCTACTCAGCTTACTGGGACTGAGAAATGGGAGGTGTTAACAcccacaacagcagcaaaggATGAATCTGCAATGATACAAATCCAAAGTCAAGGAATATTAACATCAAATGGACAGTATGTTGTTCCTCTCCAGAACTTACAAAGTCAGCCAATCTTTGTGACGTCGGGAACGGCCACCTCCAATGCCAATACAGTGCCTAACATTCAGTACCAAGTAATTCCTCAGATTCAGACAGCAGATGGACAGCTGAGCTTCTCCACGTCTGGCGTGGAGGGAGCGACTCTGACTCAGGATGCCACGGGGCAGATTCAGATCTTGCCTGATGGTAGCCAGAGTCTTAGTGTTACATCAACTGCAAACATCCTTAATAACAACCAGAACCTCATATCACAGACTGGTAATGTCCAGCAGATCCAGGGGGTTTCTATTGGCAGCTCCACTTTCAACAACCAGGGTCAGGTTGTTGCTAATGTGCCTGTGGGTTTGCCTGGGAACATTACTTTTGTTCCTATTAACAGTGTGGACTTGGACTCCCTGGGCCTGTCTGGAGCTCAGACTATAGCAACAGGGGTCACTGCTGATGGCCAGCTAATTATGGCAAGTCAGCCTGTGGATGGCTCAGAGAGTCAGGTGAAGGCAGATGATCACCTCTCACAGACAATACCAGTCAGTGACTCAAATGCAAATCCTGAGATTTTTGTGCCAACGTCTTCCTCTCAGCTACATGTTTCAGCAAATGAATCAGGTCTGCTGTCATCAGTGGCCACAGACCAAGCCAACTCGAGCTCTGGTCTCCAAGAAGGCTTCATCCATCAAAATCAGGAGCAGAGTATACAGGTGTCCTCAGCCCCGCCCAtcatccagctgcagcaggtgcCTGTTCAGACCACCAATGGTCAGGTGATGCAGTCAGTGGCGACAGGCGGGCAGAGCCTGCAAAACGTGCAGCTGATCAACCCGGGGACCTTCATCATCCAAGCCCAGACAGTCACGCCATCGGGTCAGATACAGTGGCAGACCTTTCAGGTGCAGGGGGTGCAGAATCTGCAAAACCTCCAGCTGCCCACCACACCACCCCAGCAGATAACCCTGGCTCCAGTCCAGACCCTGTCACTGGGTTCCAGTCCGGTCAGCATCAGCACAGGACAGATCCCCAACCTGCAGACAGTGACGGTGAACTCAGTGGCCCAACAGGAAGGAGACACAGACGCCCCTGGAG ACATTCAGATAAAGGAAGAGCCAGACTCTGGAGACTGGCAGCTGAGCACAGACTCCACCCTGAACACAAGCGATCTGTCCCATCTTCGCGTCAGGCTGGTGGAGGATGAAGATCAGTTGGGCCAAGAGGGCAAAAGGCTGCGTAGAGTAGCTTGTACTTGCCCCAACTGTAAGGAGTCAGGTGGGAG GGGATCCAGCATGGggaaaaagaagcagcacaTCTGCCACATCGCAGGCTGTGGGAAAGTATATGGAAAGACTTCGCACCTGCGAGCACACCTGCGCTGGCATTCAGGGGAGCGACCTTTTGTTTGCAGCTGGATGTTCTGTGGGAAGAGGTTCACACGCAGCGacgagctgcagagacacaggagaacacacacag GAGAGAAGAAGTTTGTCTGCCCAGAATGTTCCAAGCGCTTCATGCGGAGCGACCACCTGGCGAAGCACATTAAAACTCATCAGAACAAAAAAGGTGTGAACTCTGGTGCCTCAGTGGTGGCCTCGATGGAATCCGCAGGGTCCTCAGACAGTATCATCACCACCGCAGGCGGGACCACCCTCATCCTCACCAACATCCAGCAGGGCTCCAGCACCGCCCAGGACATCCTGGCCAATGCGGAGATTCCTCTCCAGCTTGTCACCACAGTAGCAGCCAGTGAAGTCATGGAGTGA
- the sp3a gene encoding transcription factor Sp3a isoform X2: protein MTAPEQPMKPGDMAALDVDSSQSDFLQQEEGRGSQTSDPSTQLTGTEKWEVLTPTTAAKDESAMIQIQSQGILTSNGQYVVPLQNLQSQPIFVTSGTATSNANTVPNIQYQVIPQIQTADGQLSFSTSGVEGATLTQDATGQIQILPDGSQSLSVTSTANILNNNQNLISQTGNVQQIQGVSIGSSTFNNQGQVVANVPVGLPGNITFVPINSVDLDSLGLSGAQTIATGVTADGQLIMASQPVDGSESQVKADDHLSQTIPVSDSNANPEIFVPTSSSQLHVSANESGLLSSVATDQANSSSGLQEGFIHQNQEQSIQVSSAPPIIQLQQVPVQTTNGQVMQSVATGGQSLQNVQLINPGTFIIQAQTVTPSGQIQWQTFQVQGVQNLQNLQLPTTPPQQITLAPVQTLSLGSSPVSISTGQIPNLQTVTVNSVAQQEGDTDAPGDIQIKEEPDSGDWQLSTDSTLNTSDLSHLRVRLVEDEDQLGQEGKRLRRVACTCPNCKESGGRGSSMGKKKQHICHIAGCGKVYGKTSHLRAHLRWHSGERPFVCSWMFCGKRFTRSDELQRHRRTHTGEKKFVCPECSKRFMRSDHLAKHIKTHQNKKGVNSGASVVASMESAGSSDSIITTAGGTTLILTNIQQGSSTAQDILANAEIPLQLVTTVAASEVME from the exons ATGACTG CTCCAGAACAGCCAATGAAACCAGGAGATATGGCTGCCTTGGACGTGGACAGCAGTCAAAGCGACTTTCTGCAGCAGGAGGAAGGCAGAGGCAGCCAG ACTTCTGATCCATCTACTCAGCTTACTGGGACTGAGAAATGGGAGGTGTTAACAcccacaacagcagcaaaggATGAATCTGCAATGATACAAATCCAAAGTCAAGGAATATTAACATCAAATGGACAGTATGTTGTTCCTCTCCAGAACTTACAAAGTCAGCCAATCTTTGTGACGTCGGGAACGGCCACCTCCAATGCCAATACAGTGCCTAACATTCAGTACCAAGTAATTCCTCAGATTCAGACAGCAGATGGACAGCTGAGCTTCTCCACGTCTGGCGTGGAGGGAGCGACTCTGACTCAGGATGCCACGGGGCAGATTCAGATCTTGCCTGATGGTAGCCAGAGTCTTAGTGTTACATCAACTGCAAACATCCTTAATAACAACCAGAACCTCATATCACAGACTGGTAATGTCCAGCAGATCCAGGGGGTTTCTATTGGCAGCTCCACTTTCAACAACCAGGGTCAGGTTGTTGCTAATGTGCCTGTGGGTTTGCCTGGGAACATTACTTTTGTTCCTATTAACAGTGTGGACTTGGACTCCCTGGGCCTGTCTGGAGCTCAGACTATAGCAACAGGGGTCACTGCTGATGGCCAGCTAATTATGGCAAGTCAGCCTGTGGATGGCTCAGAGAGTCAGGTGAAGGCAGATGATCACCTCTCACAGACAATACCAGTCAGTGACTCAAATGCAAATCCTGAGATTTTTGTGCCAACGTCTTCCTCTCAGCTACATGTTTCAGCAAATGAATCAGGTCTGCTGTCATCAGTGGCCACAGACCAAGCCAACTCGAGCTCTGGTCTCCAAGAAGGCTTCATCCATCAAAATCAGGAGCAGAGTATACAGGTGTCCTCAGCCCCGCCCAtcatccagctgcagcaggtgcCTGTTCAGACCACCAATGGTCAGGTGATGCAGTCAGTGGCGACAGGCGGGCAGAGCCTGCAAAACGTGCAGCTGATCAACCCGGGGACCTTCATCATCCAAGCCCAGACAGTCACGCCATCGGGTCAGATACAGTGGCAGACCTTTCAGGTGCAGGGGGTGCAGAATCTGCAAAACCTCCAGCTGCCCACCACACCACCCCAGCAGATAACCCTGGCTCCAGTCCAGACCCTGTCACTGGGTTCCAGTCCGGTCAGCATCAGCACAGGACAGATCCCCAACCTGCAGACAGTGACGGTGAACTCAGTGGCCCAACAGGAAGGAGACACAGACGCCCCTGGAG ACATTCAGATAAAGGAAGAGCCAGACTCTGGAGACTGGCAGCTGAGCACAGACTCCACCCTGAACACAAGCGATCTGTCCCATCTTCGCGTCAGGCTGGTGGAGGATGAAGATCAGTTGGGCCAAGAGGGCAAAAGGCTGCGTAGAGTAGCTTGTACTTGCCCCAACTGTAAGGAGTCAGGTGGGAG GGGATCCAGCATGGggaaaaagaagcagcacaTCTGCCACATCGCAGGCTGTGGGAAAGTATATGGAAAGACTTCGCACCTGCGAGCACACCTGCGCTGGCATTCAGGGGAGCGACCTTTTGTTTGCAGCTGGATGTTCTGTGGGAAGAGGTTCACACGCAGCGacgagctgcagagacacaggagaacacacacag GAGAGAAGAAGTTTGTCTGCCCAGAATGTTCCAAGCGCTTCATGCGGAGCGACCACCTGGCGAAGCACATTAAAACTCATCAGAACAAAAAAGGTGTGAACTCTGGTGCCTCAGTGGTGGCCTCGATGGAATCCGCAGGGTCCTCAGACAGTATCATCACCACCGCAGGCGGGACCACCCTCATCCTCACCAACATCCAGCAGGGCTCCAGCACCGCCCAGGACATCCTGGCCAATGCGGAGATTCCTCTCCAGCTTGTCACCACAGTAGCAGCCAGTGAAGTCATGGAGTGA